The proteins below come from a single Bactrocera dorsalis isolate Fly_Bdor chromosome 5, ASM2337382v1, whole genome shotgun sequence genomic window:
- the LOC105233237 gene encoding uncharacterized protein LOC105233237, protein MPRVNNAHAKDTNGSNVNVATKVRKNAIKTEVESPGEQHVFHRKSERRRVARDIFLVFEEQPCRRVRGGANKKKTAQKPKFGHLMVEDPSRPSKGLLRDIKNEPKCYLSDECTTITAPTTATKTVATKEKKNTPKVNSRKESKPLVVTEKVTESTKEIKNDDPVARVNPIFLWVKQDDTRIVEVRCEDYDKRNRIRIKKTSNGWRSIPRTDPTTSKIVKILQTPLLKVKRELYENNLFQKCNENICANISRQIPIDVIEKQSFISDNIEENMPACIKSVISDTVVSKEEVQIESSAKVKHKNKKVKSKKNSKRGRKSAKINIPKTEDDIPEIITDNNIDTHLVSQNEECSVQIEQSIQLNSQTIPDFNEVCVNNHNSIIDDNMIINKVGEQTESHVDLKEQIVEAENTPENLSDVNVRPHLNEKVIETETYQHHSTHLQLCPITGLFLPTIICESDNEGESIDVAPKDCDVNTFNTNFLPKDILVDLADCEEDDNNMESREKLHTLNAHYATNLDADTKNLKDLLDDADLMQHCSDNANSDADIIDSIVKRSCENNLIQATETLKEADVPTTFNTSQCEDIPQKDLLTEAIPLHIIDESVRDSPKCLSFNEAGEIEGLNGELFQSNNFMDTYEKDSSVEEVSLSDDGKKTESTDIMALSSPIALKDKLHDDVVLDETPKDLSYKKREEVCPPSESRSQCAVTSSSDVVKSPQQGELPTIETTSEAIKNLILEQFIKLNAFNTIPTPVAKQQSEPMNLGKPHSDINISNDCNDYATSTNYIETVVIDDNSDEEPMKKRVRNNEKLNKNNVIDETVQVVQAIQTVAPITTLIDKDPDPLTQLQLLIRNTQWKVPDPILVPKDRLRAVLASPAREIPLLITTRPELRLPEAFAYPEIIQNPNILVISMAQLEAILKNEMEMEKNKDQCALVDPVLELQPENTKKINTMPCTNKNKPLIEPKSVKVKEAPLNPAVPPPKCSHVETNLASDINAATLAVLNQMLWLPYFGQLSQEFLKTLKNPLGVQNKYASILPPLYNHHLGLQHLDEMYKNYVKQMTALKHISAAETPVNNALPNFTLPLGAFQPTMETTVFQKMLQHQMANFLNINPMATSEDVTMQTSIQRGVVGKSPAHEGNINVDHMLGVEDKKAKSNTTTTTTTANTTPDIGGIVAGVAEKSLRHNNNNATLSCDIAMPESVNYNKYAYMQKQEIDNKPRLTCKSLSNLLEPESVPSSPAVPVVNLTTDHIRNASHELTTNSQINTIINKDTTITVAPATAEVMPFKTAKLNKVSSACLNATHELAKQRKRVMNYTDTAVASTPAVTTATTASLESQTSSRNIASDNINVETNQALWHPLFGSNVKPGYSSPWQWTTVTATGE, encoded by the exons ATGCCGAGGGTAAACAACGCACACGCAAAGGACACCAATGGTTCCAATGTCAATGTAGCAACGAAAGTACGAAAGAATGCCATTAAGACAGAGGTGGAAAGCCCAGGTGAACAACATGTTTTTCATAGAAAATCGGAAAGGAGAAGAGTGGCGCGAGATATCTTTTTGGTTTTCGAGGAGCAACCTTGCCGGCGGGTGCGTGGAGGTgctaacaaaaagaaaacagcgcaaaaaccaaaattcggcCATTTGATGGTTGAGGATCCAAGTCGTCCGTCTAAAGGGCTATTGCGTGACATTAAGAATGAACCAAAATGTTATCTTAGCGATGAATGTACGACCATAACTGCgcccacaacagcaacaaaaacagtagcaacaaaagaaaaaaagaatacaCCAAAGGTGAATAGCCGAAAAGAAAGTAAACCTTTAGTAGTGACAGAAAAAGTAACAGAATCCACtaaagaaatcaaaaatgaTGATCCTGTAGCGCGTGTCAATCCCATATTTTTATGGGTGAAACAAGATGACACACGTATCGTTGAAGTGCGATGTGAGGATTACGACAAAAGAAACCGTATACGTATAAAAAAGACTTCAAACGGTTGGCGGTCAATACCGCGTACTGACCCAACTACGTCAAAGATAGTTAAAATCTTGCAAACACCACTCTTAAAAGTAAAACGtgaattatatgaaaataatttattccagaaatgcaatgaaaatatttgcgcaAATATAAGTAGGCAAATACCAATAGATGTCATTGAAAAGCAAAGCTTTATATCGgataatattgaagaaaatatgcCGGCTTGTATAAAAAGCGTAATTTCAGATACAGTGGTTAGTAAAGAAGAGGTTCAAATTGAGAGTAGTGCAAAGGTGaaacataagaataaaaaagtaaaatccaAGAAGAATAGCAAAAGAGGAAGAAAATCAGCTAAAATTAATATTCCAAAAACTGAAGATGATATTCCAGAAATTATTACCGATAATAATATTGACACTCATTTAGTTAGTCAAAATGAAGAATGTTCAGTGCAAATTGAGCAGTCGATACAATTAAATTCGCAGACAATACCAGACTTCAATGAAGTGTGTGTCAATAATCATAATAGTATAATAGATGATAATATGATTATCAACAAGGTGGGTGAACAAACAGAATCTCATGTTGACTTGAAGGAACAAATAGTTGAAGCAGAAAATACACCAGAAAACTTATCAGATGTAAATGTGCGGCctcatttaaatgaaaaagttatagAAACTGAAACATATCAACATCATTCAACGCATTTGCAGCTGTGTCCGATAACTGGGCTTTTCTTGCCCACAATAATTTGCGAAAGTGACAATGAGGGCGAGAGCATAGATGTCGCGCCCAAAGACTGCGACGTCAATACTTTTAATACGAACTTTTTGCCCAAAGATATATTAGTGGATTTGGCTGACTGCGAAGAAGACGATAATAATATGGAAAGTAGGGAGAAGTTACATACGTTGAATGCACATTATGCTACAAATTTAGATGCCGACACCAAAAACCTTAAAGATCTACTAGATGATGCTGATTTAATGCAGCATTGCAGCGATAATGCCAACAGCGATGCTGATATTATCGATTCCATAGTTAAACGCAGCTGTGAAAACAATTTAATCCAGGCGACTGAAACACTCAAGGAGGCTGATGTACCAACAACATTTAACACTTCGCAATGTGAAGATATACCACAAAAAGATTTGCTAACCGAGGCAATACCATTACACATAATTGATGAGTCGGTGCGTGACTCACCAAAATGTTTGTCTTTCAATGAAGCTGGTGAAATCGAGGGCCTCAATGGTGAATTATTTCAGTCAAATAATTTTATGGATACTTATGAAAAAGACTCTAGCGTTGAGGAAGTTAGTTTGAGTGATGATGGTAAAAAAACTGAAAGTACGGATATAATGGCATTATCATCGCCAATAGCACTTAAAGACAAACTGCATGATGATGTGGTACTGGACGAGACACCAAAAGACTTGAGTTATAAAAAACGAGAAGAGGTTTGCCCACCATCCGAATCTCGCAGTCAGTGTGCAGTAACGTCGAGTTCAGATGTCGTGAAGTCACCACAGCAAGGTGAACTACCCACTATAGAAACAACATCAGAGGCAATCAAGAATTTAATATTGgagcaatttattaaattaaatgcatttaataCGATACCGACACCAGTAGCAAAACAACAGTCAGAGCCTATGAATCTTGGCAAACCACATAGTGATATAAATATAAGCAACGATTGTAACGATTATGCTACATCTACAAATTATATTGAAACAGTTGTTATTGATGACAATAGCGATGAAGAGCCAATGAAGAAACGTGTGCGGAATAACgaaaaactcaataaaaataatgttattgaTGAAACGGTACAAGTAGTTCAAGCCATTCAGACGGTTGCTCCAATAACAACATTGATCGATAAGGATCCAGATCCGCTCACACAGTTACAGTTACTCATAAGAAATACACAATGGAAAGTACCGGATCCAATACTTGTGCCAAAGGATAGGTTGCGAGCAGTATTAGCTTCACCAGCCCGAGAAATTCCACTTTTAATTACCACTAGACCGGAATTAAGGCTACCTGAGGCATTTGCTTACCCCGAGATTATACAAAATCCCAATATATTGGTAATTTCGATGGCGCAATTAGAAgctattttgaaaaatgaaatggaaatggaaaaaaACAAAGATCAATGTGCTCTGGTAGATCCAGTACTTGAGTTGCAGCcagaaaacacaaagaaaattaatactATGCCctgtacaaataaaaataagccGCTTATCGAGCCGAAAAGTGTAAAAGTTAAAGAAGCGCCATTGAATCCAGCAGTGCCGCCACCCAAATGTTCACATGTCGAGACAAATTTGGCTTCCGATATTAATGCTGCAACGCTGGCAGTATTAAATCAAATGTTGTGGTTGCCATATTTTGGACAGTTATCGCAGGAGTTTCTAAAAACATTAAAGAATCCTCTAGGCGTACAAAACAAATACGCGAGCATATTGCCACCACTATACAATCACCATCTTGGCCTGCAACATTTGGATGAAATGTACAAGAATTACGTTAAGCAGATGACGGCCTTAAAGCACATCAGTGCTGCAGAGACACCTGTTAACAATGCGTTGCCAAATTTTACACTGCCACTCGGCGCATTCCAGCCCACTATGGAGACGACGGTCtttcaaaaaatgttgcaaCACCAAATGGCTaactttttgaatataaatcCCATGGCTACATCTGAGGACGTAACCATGCAAACGTCAATACAAAGAGGCGTTGTTGGAAAGAGTCCAGCGCACGAAGGAAATATAAATGTTGATCACATGCTTGGCGTTGAAGATAAGAAGGCCAAAAGTAACACGACCACAACGACGACGACAGCAAATACAACTCCTGACATTGGCGGCATAGTCGCTGGTGTTGCCGAGAAGTCACTTAggcacaataacaataatgcgACATTAAGTTGTGATATCGCGATGCCTGAAAgtgtaaattataataaatacgcCTATatgcaaaaacaagaaattgaTAATAAGCCACGTTTAACGTGCAAATCCCTTTCAAATTTATTAGAACCGGAAAGTGTGCCGTCGTCGCCGGCGGTTCCAGTGGTCAATCTTACCACAGACCATATACGCAATGCGTCACATGAACTCACTACAAATAGCCAAATTAACACAATCATCAATAAGGATACAACCATCACGGTTGCGCCAGCGACCGCGGAGGTAATGCCTTTCAAAACTGCAAAACTGAATAAAGTCTCGAGTGCATGTTTGAATGCCACGCATGAGCTGGCTAAACAGAGAAAACGCGTTATGAACTATACTGATACGGCGGTAGCATCTACGCCTGCTGttactacagcaacaacagcatctTTAGAGAGCCAAACGTCGAGTCGAAACATTGCGTCCGACAACATTAATGTGGAGACCAATCAGGCATTGTGGCACCCACTGTTTGGAAG TAATGTAAAACCTGGCTACAGCAGTCCCTGGCAATGGACCACGGTAACGGCAACGGGTGAATGA
- the LOC105233240 gene encoding dnaJ homolog subfamily C member 2 isoform X2: MLEFVEINCDFAFSHRNVERVGLAFLNLNRYNAITEEAAESNDDAVDKLPEEFAVDVDYLKSLDPKEWKDHDHYAILGLGKLRFNATDDDIRRAYRRMVLMHHPDKRKAKGEEVNTDEDYFTCITKAYEILGTSKTRRAYDSVDPEFDDSFPTQAEIDKNIYESFNKCFDLNERWSEKKNVPKFGDENSKREHVEEFYSFWYDFKSWREFSYLDEEDKEKGQDRDERRWIEKENKALRIKRKKEEMMRIRALVDLAYNNDKRIQKFKNEEKEKKLAAKRAKMDAAQAQKAEQERALREAQLAKERAEKAEQKRIEQIRIEKEQMKKVLKKERKTLRDKLKEAKYYGNNDKETLKNMEGVEKICEMFNLTELQELNKDIEKKGQNAFFVALKTVEKKIAAELEELNQTQQKKVTKNEKEVKKNDVWNNENMQLLIKSVNLFPAGTSQRWDVIAAFINQHSTAGVTVTARDVLNKAKAMQNSDFSKSSLKTQANDTAFENFNKSKKDVQTCNDITVNQPVVNNVNNVEANVSNKSTAAPKTWTKEEQALLEQAIKTYPISTPDRWERIAECIPNRTKKDCLRRVKELVELVNSKKEAQQSVK; the protein is encoded by the exons ATGCTGGAATTTGTGGAAATTAATTGCGATTTTGCATTTAGTCATAGAAATGTTGAACGCGTAGGCTTAGCATTTCTCAATTTAAATAGATACAACGCTATCACTGAAGAGGCGGCAGAGAGCAATGACGATGCGGTGGATAAGTTACCTGAAGAATTCGCGGTCGATGTGGACTACCTGAAATCACTAGATCCCAAAGAATGGAAAGATCATGATCACTATGCAATACTTGGATTAGGTAAATTAAG ATTTAATGCTACAGACGACGATATACGGCGTGCTTACAGACGTATGGTGCTAATGCATCACCCAGACAAGCGGAAAGCTAAAGGCGAAGAAGTAAACACTGATGAAGATTATTTTACTTGTATTACTAAAGCTTATGAAATACTTG GCACGTCGAAGACAAGACGCGCTTACGACTCTGTTGATCCCGAGTTTGATGACTCTTTTCCGACTCAAGCAGAGATTGATAAAAACATTTATGAAtcttttaataaatgttttgacTTAAATGAGCGTTGGagtgaaaagaaaaatgtgccaaaaTTCGGCGATGAAAATTCGAAACGTGAACACGTGGAAGAGTTCTATAGCTTTTGGTATGACTTTAAGTCTTGGCGGGAATTCAGTTATCTGGATGAAGAAGATAAAGAAAAAGGTCAAGATCGAGATGAAAGACGTTGGattgaaaaggaaaataaaGCGCTacgtataaaaagaaaaaaggaagaaatgatGCGTATACGTGCATTAGTAGATTTAGCTTACAATAATGATAAACGtatacaaaagtttaaaaatgaggagaaagaaaaaaaattggccGCTAAACGAGCCAAAATGGACGCTGCACAGGCACAAAAGGCCGAACAAGAGCGTGCGCTACGGGAAGCACAGTTGGCGAAGGAGCGTGCTGAAAAAGCTGAACAAAAACGAATCGAGCAAATACGCATCGAGAAGGAACAAATGAAGAAGGTCCTGAAAAAGGAACGAAAGACATTGCGCGACAAATTAAAAGAAGCCAAATACTATGGAAACAATGATAAAGAGACACTTAAAAATATGGAAGGTGTGGAAAAGATTTGTGAGATGTTCAATTTAACCGAATTGCAGGAACTTAACAAAGATATTGAAAAGAAGGGGCaaaatgctttttttgttgcattgaaaactgttgaaaaaaaaatagccGCCGAACTGGAAGAGCTCAATCAAACACAGCAAAAGAAAGTGACTAAGAATGAGAAAGAAGTGAAGAAGAATGATGTTTGGAACAATGAAAATATGCAACTACTGATAAAATCTGTCAATTTGTTTCCAGCTGGCACATCACAGCGTTGGGATGTGATCGCTGCTTTTATAAACCAACACTCCACCGCTGGTGTGACAGTGACCGCGCGTGATGTTCTCAATAAAGCAAAAGCTATGCAAAATAGTGACTTCTCAAAAAGTTCTCTTAAAACACAAGCAAATGATACTGCattcgaaaatttcaataaatccaaAAAGGATGTGCAGACTTGCAATGATATCACAGTCAATCAACCAGTTGTGAATAATGTTAACAATGTAGAGGCCAAT GTATCGAACAAGTCAACAGCCGCACCAAAAACGTGGACAAAAGAGGAGCAGGCGCTGCTAGAACAAGCCATTAAAACTTATCCAATCTCAACACCTGATCGCTGGGAGAGAATAGCTGAATGTATACCGAATAGAACCAAGAAAGATTGTTTGCGTCGTGTCAAAGAACTAGTGGAGCTGGTGAATTCAAAGAAAGAGGCCCAACAATCGGTCAAATGA
- the LOC105233240 gene encoding dnaJ homolog subfamily C member 2 isoform X1: MLEFVEINCDFAFSHRNVERVGLAFLNLNRYNAITEEAAESNDDAVDKLPEEFAVDVDYLKSLDPKEWKDHDHYAILGLGKLRFNATDDDIRRAYRRMVLMHHPDKRKAKGEEVNTDEDYFTCITKAYEILGTSKTRRAYDSVDPEFDDSFPTQAEIDKNIYESFNKCFDLNERWSEKKNVPKFGDENSKREHVEEFYSFWYDFKSWREFSYLDEEDKEKGQDRDERRWIEKENKALRIKRKKEEMMRIRALVDLAYNNDKRIQKFKNEEKEKKLAAKRAKMDAAQAQKAEQERALREAQLAKERAEKAEQKRIEQIRIEKEQMKKVLKKERKTLRDKLKEAKYYGNNDKETLKNMEGVEKICEMFNLTELQELNKDIEKKGQNAFFVALKTVEKKIAAELEELNQTQQKKVTKNEKEVKKNDVWNNENMQLLIKSVNLFPAGTSQRWDVIAAFINQHSTAGVTVTARDVLNKAKAMQNSDFSKSSLKTQANDTAFENFNKSKKDVQTCNDITVNQPVVNNVNNVEANVSTNGNKEPSDNDKTANKVSNKSTAAPKTWTKEEQALLEQAIKTYPISTPDRWERIAECIPNRTKKDCLRRVKELVELVNSKKEAQQSVK, translated from the exons ATGCTGGAATTTGTGGAAATTAATTGCGATTTTGCATTTAGTCATAGAAATGTTGAACGCGTAGGCTTAGCATTTCTCAATTTAAATAGATACAACGCTATCACTGAAGAGGCGGCAGAGAGCAATGACGATGCGGTGGATAAGTTACCTGAAGAATTCGCGGTCGATGTGGACTACCTGAAATCACTAGATCCCAAAGAATGGAAAGATCATGATCACTATGCAATACTTGGATTAGGTAAATTAAG ATTTAATGCTACAGACGACGATATACGGCGTGCTTACAGACGTATGGTGCTAATGCATCACCCAGACAAGCGGAAAGCTAAAGGCGAAGAAGTAAACACTGATGAAGATTATTTTACTTGTATTACTAAAGCTTATGAAATACTTG GCACGTCGAAGACAAGACGCGCTTACGACTCTGTTGATCCCGAGTTTGATGACTCTTTTCCGACTCAAGCAGAGATTGATAAAAACATTTATGAAtcttttaataaatgttttgacTTAAATGAGCGTTGGagtgaaaagaaaaatgtgccaaaaTTCGGCGATGAAAATTCGAAACGTGAACACGTGGAAGAGTTCTATAGCTTTTGGTATGACTTTAAGTCTTGGCGGGAATTCAGTTATCTGGATGAAGAAGATAAAGAAAAAGGTCAAGATCGAGATGAAAGACGTTGGattgaaaaggaaaataaaGCGCTacgtataaaaagaaaaaaggaagaaatgatGCGTATACGTGCATTAGTAGATTTAGCTTACAATAATGATAAACGtatacaaaagtttaaaaatgaggagaaagaaaaaaaattggccGCTAAACGAGCCAAAATGGACGCTGCACAGGCACAAAAGGCCGAACAAGAGCGTGCGCTACGGGAAGCACAGTTGGCGAAGGAGCGTGCTGAAAAAGCTGAACAAAAACGAATCGAGCAAATACGCATCGAGAAGGAACAAATGAAGAAGGTCCTGAAAAAGGAACGAAAGACATTGCGCGACAAATTAAAAGAAGCCAAATACTATGGAAACAATGATAAAGAGACACTTAAAAATATGGAAGGTGTGGAAAAGATTTGTGAGATGTTCAATTTAACCGAATTGCAGGAACTTAACAAAGATATTGAAAAGAAGGGGCaaaatgctttttttgttgcattgaaaactgttgaaaaaaaaatagccGCCGAACTGGAAGAGCTCAATCAAACACAGCAAAAGAAAGTGACTAAGAATGAGAAAGAAGTGAAGAAGAATGATGTTTGGAACAATGAAAATATGCAACTACTGATAAAATCTGTCAATTTGTTTCCAGCTGGCACATCACAGCGTTGGGATGTGATCGCTGCTTTTATAAACCAACACTCCACCGCTGGTGTGACAGTGACCGCGCGTGATGTTCTCAATAAAGCAAAAGCTATGCAAAATAGTGACTTCTCAAAAAGTTCTCTTAAAACACAAGCAAATGATACTGCattcgaaaatttcaataaatccaaAAAGGATGTGCAGACTTGCAATGATATCACAGTCAATCAACCAGTTGTGAATAATGTTAACAATGTAGAGGCCAATGTAAGTACAAATGGTAATAAAGAGCCTAGTGATAATGATAAAACTGCTAACAAGGTATCGAACAAGTCAACAGCCGCACCAAAAACGTGGACAAAAGAGGAGCAGGCGCTGCTAGAACAAGCCATTAAAACTTATCCAATCTCAACACCTGATCGCTGGGAGAGAATAGCTGAATGTATACCGAATAGAACCAAGAAAGATTGTTTGCGTCGTGTCAAAGAACTAGTGGAGCTGGTGAATTCAAAGAAAGAGGCCCAACAATCGGTCAAATGA
- the LOC105233239 gene encoding islet cell autoantigen 1 → MLHHQFWITKKTVQRKLGTKEDAHIISSDADLDAKIEVYKSIASTSFELGKIIDQLQERLCILSQEECVFGRFLKEAGKRSKTTGQSITNTGKAVSYSGQQRMCVRVPLLRLHHEVEVFRSRAVCDTQATLQIMEKERTEYRAALSWMKSASTELDPDTGKGLDKFRTAQTHVRTAKRNFDGLSMDSIQKIDLLAAARCNMYSHALVSYMSELKEFAQKTSSTFETISKSLLQKPKYDFCVLKELTQNEGRVDEDKIDDIVALDKDQSLFFESEYSDEKDSKSQTQANNTDILDTAVTNDNTLIELTANTDDELLIPTDTIDHNNAVTQQSIWSGLWPLGHSIGHSNNNVKSMANEKTILDLTQHNLKMNENTIDDSISKTAKSSNWMDLFAELDPLANPEAFDLKLSGGRLNAQQI, encoded by the exons ATGCTGCATCATCAATTCTGGATAACAAAAAAAACGGTGCAGCGTAAACTTGGCACCAAGGAAGATGCACACATTATCTCATCTGATGCTGATCTCGATGCAAAGATTGAAGTTTACAAGTCAATAGCAAGCACCAGCTTCGAATTGGGAAAAATCATTGACCAGCTGCAAGAAAGACTGTGCATACTGTCGCAGGAGGAGTGTGTTTTCGGGCGGTTCCTTAAAGAAGCTGGGAAACGTAGCAAAACCACTGGCCAAAGCATAACAAATACGGGCAAAGCAGTTTCATACAGTGGGCAACAGCGTATGTGTGTTCGCGTGCCATTGCTAAGGCTGCATCATGAAGTGGAAGTATTTCGCAGTAGAGCTGTTTGCGATACCCAG GCGACGCTCCAGATTATGGAAAAAGAGCGCACTGAATATCGTGCTGCGCTTTCGTGGATGAAGTCAGCCAGCACGGAATTGGATCCAGACACCGGTAAAGGTCTAGACAAGTTTCGCACAGCACAGACCCATGTGCGTACAGCCAAGCGTAACTTCGATGGTCTCTCGATGGATTCGATACAAAAA attGATTTGCTGGCTGCGGCTAGATGTAATATGTATTCACACGCATTAGTTTCATACATGAGCGAATTAAAGGAGTTTGCACAAAAAACGTCCAGCACATTCGAGACAATATCAAAGTCTTTGCTACAGAAaccaaaatatgatttttgtgtACTGAAGGAGTTGACACAAAACGAAGGCAGGGTCGATGAGGATAAGATTGATGACATCGTAGCGTTGGATAAAGATcaatcattattttttgaa AGTGAATACAGCGATGAAAAGGATAGTAAAAGTCAAACCCAAGCAAATAACACTGATATATTGGACACGGCTGTGACGAACGACAATACGCTTATTGAACTGACAGCAAATACTGATGATGAGCTTTTAATACCAACCGATACTATTGACCACAATAACGCAGTTACACAACAAAGTATATGGTCTGGCCTATGGCCACTTGGTCATTCCATAGGTCATAGCAACAATAATGTTAAATCAATGGCAAACGAGAAAACTATTTTGGATTTAACGCAACACAatttgaaaatgaatgaaaatactaTCGACGATTCTATCTCAAAAACAGCGAAGTCAAGTAATTGGATGGATCTTTTTGCCGAATTAGATCCTTTAGCTAATCCAGAGGCATTTGATTTGAAGCTAAGCGGTGGTCGTTTGAATGCGCAACAAATTTAA
- the LOC125778893 gene encoding transcription factor mef2A-like, with product MNLMTQSAHSNHNHNSGNSSNNNSNTSSSCNAKSNGGNNSNNNNHIRNNVRTCMTTNTTHNPIDASGSGSGGGIGSISNSSGTCNNSGNNSYQHSLQQQTTAAVAAAAVATTREQINGYASFKEPERFIEHNFWQTQKQAAAAAAVAATHATNQWSLNNNRNYMSNLSQISYSNNSQPNQSSSPYVQFNPYMNMNLNMNMNQRSFLNSAQATDKNAMHLNHFDKHNMRFGEYDCTLR from the exons ATGAACTTAATGA CACAAAGCGCCCACAGCAATCATAATCATAACagcggcaacagcagcaacaacaacagcaataccaGCAGCAGTTGCAATGCGAAATCTAACggtggcaacaacagcaacaataacaaccacatCAGGAATAATGTTAGAACATGCATGACCACCAACACAACACATAACCCTATAGATGctagcggcagcggcagcggcggcggTATCGGCAGCATTAGTAACAGTAGTGGTACTTGTAACAACAGTGGCAATAACAGTTATCAACACAGTCTACAGCAACAAACAACAGCGGCCGTAGCGGCAGCAGCTGTGGCAACAACGCGCGAGCAAATAAACGGTTATGCAAGCTTCAAGGAACCCGAACGCTTTATAGAGCATAATTTTTGGCAAACACAAAAGCAGGCTGCTGCTGCGGCTGCCGTCGCTGCCACGCATGCGACCAATCAATGGTCACTTAATAATAATCGCAATTATATGAGTAATCTATCGCAAATCTCATATTCGAATAACAGTCAACCGAACCAAAGTTCATCGCCGTATGTGCAATTCAATCCCTACATGAAcatgaatttaaatatgaacATGAATCAGCGTTCATTTTTAAATAGCGCGCAAGCAACGGATAAAAATGCAATGCATTTAAATCATTTCGATAAACATAATATGCGTTTTGGGGAATACGACTGTACATTgcgctaa